One Candidatus Eisenbacteria bacterium DNA window includes the following coding sequences:
- a CDS encoding single-stranded DNA-binding protein: MSYNKVILIGNLGRDPELRHTPGGSKVANFTMATNAVWIDRDGQKQQRTEWHRIVVWGKQAETASEYLKKGRQTFVEGRLQTRKWTDNQNVERQTTEIVADRIVFLGQRGDAGAGGGYPSDGGYQSDSGGYPADAGGANASASMPEPVGGETSYSSDEDDDLPF; this comes from the coding sequence ATGAGCTACAACAAGGTTATCCTCATTGGCAATCTGGGACGGGACCCTGAGCTGCGCCATACTCCGGGTGGATCAAAGGTCGCGAACTTCACGATGGCCACCAATGCGGTTTGGATCGACCGGGACGGTCAAAAGCAGCAACGCACGGAATGGCATAGGATTGTTGTTTGGGGGAAGCAGGCGGAGACGGCCAGTGAGTACCTCAAGAAGGGGCGCCAGACCTTCGTTGAGGGGCGGCTCCAGACCCGAAAATGGACCGATAATCAGAATGTGGAGCGCCAAACCACCGAGATCGTCGCCGATCGGATCGTCTTTCTCGGCCAACGGGGGGATGCCGGCGCTGGTGGCGGATACCCATCCGATGGCGGCTACCAATCTGATAGCGGCGGTTACCCGGCTGATGCCGGCGGGGCGAACGCATCCGCCAGCATGCCCGAACCGGTGGGGGGCGAGACCTCGTATTCATCGGATGAGGATGACGACCTCCCGTTCTAG
- a CDS encoding Fic family protein — protein MKRELQGYYATISTVGEKARAFVPAPLPPAPPIEWTPELRSKFDEALLALGRLDSISSFIPDISLFLYMYVRKEAVLSSMIEGTQSSLSELLLFEMNVVPGVPLDDVREVSNYAAALYHGLSRLANGFPISLRLIKELHRELLSKGRGSNQTPGEFRQTQNWIGGTRPGNAAFVPPPAEKVLECLGKLELFLHDQPVATPALLKTALAHVQFETIHPFLDGNGRLGRLLITLLLCEKNVLCKPMLYLSLYFKTHRQRYYELLNEIRLSGNWEAWLDFFAEAVIVTAGQAVDTARQLVDLAGEDRDKIGALGRAAASTLRVHRALMERPIVTSGRLAEMTGITPATINKSLGHLASLGIVQELTSRKRNRIFCYSGYIEIMNHGTELPIAMRNGG, from the coding sequence ATGAAACGAGAACTCCAGGGGTATTACGCGACCATATCAACGGTGGGAGAAAAGGCGCGGGCTTTTGTCCCCGCTCCATTGCCCCCTGCTCCACCCATTGAATGGACGCCGGAATTGCGTAGCAAATTCGACGAGGCGCTGCTGGCGCTTGGGCGTCTGGATAGCATTTCAAGCTTCATACCGGATATTTCCTTGTTTCTATATATGTATGTCCGCAAGGAGGCGGTGCTTTCTTCGATGATCGAGGGCACGCAGTCCTCGCTTTCTGAGCTCCTGCTTTTTGAAATGAATGTGGTGCCCGGCGTGCCATTGGATGATGTGCGGGAGGTCAGCAATTATGCGGCGGCCTTGTACCATGGTCTGAGCCGGCTGGCGAACGGATTTCCGATCTCTCTGCGCTTGATCAAGGAGTTGCATCGGGAGTTGCTCTCGAAGGGGCGAGGCTCGAACCAAACACCCGGAGAATTTCGCCAAACCCAAAATTGGATAGGCGGCACCCGCCCGGGCAATGCCGCTTTCGTTCCGCCGCCGGCAGAGAAGGTGCTGGAGTGTTTGGGAAAGCTGGAGTTGTTTCTCCATGATCAACCGGTCGCCACGCCTGCGCTCCTTAAAACGGCGCTGGCTCATGTACAATTCGAGACGATCCATCCGTTTTTGGATGGCAATGGTCGTCTTGGCCGCCTTTTAATTACCTTGCTCTTGTGCGAAAAAAATGTGTTATGTAAGCCGATGCTCTATTTGAGCCTCTATTTCAAGACGCACAGGCAACGCTATTACGAGTTGTTGAATGAGATTCGATTGAGCGGTAACTGGGAAGCCTGGCTCGATTTCTTTGCCGAAGCGGTTATTGTGACGGCGGGCCAGGCGGTTGACACGGCGAGACAACTTGTGGACTTGGCCGGCGAGGATCGCGATAAAATCGGCGCTCTGGGCAGAGCCGCCGCATCAACATTGCGGGTTCACCGGGCGCTCATGGAGCGTCCTATCGTGACTTCAGGCAGATTGGCGGAGATGACAGGAATCACTCCTGCAACAATTAACAAAAGTTTGGGGCACCTGGCGAGTTTAGGTATTGTACAGGAGCTGACTTCTCGCAAACGCAATCGAATCTTCTGCTACTCCGGGTACATAGAGATTATGAATCACGGGACAGAGCTGCCCATCGCGATGCGCAATGGGGGGTGA
- a CDS encoding T9SS type A sorting domain-containing protein has translation MIDRELITGGAQHYRGGYRKCGNIYLRMRAWIRRHAGRVASVEPGYFLDEDENGVADAIDELRAMRDVMLNQGFILDEDLMVVEDEGDQHSEEYWAARFPITLQYLFPYTISAVPSGDVSDTSLGRLVIQPNVPNPFHPLTVLRYELTASAIVSLQVFDVGGRLIRTLISSAPSANGTHFVEWNGRDDEGRQLPSGVYIYRVTAGQDQATGRVNLLR, from the coding sequence ATGATCGATAGGGAGCTAATCACAGGCGGCGCGCAGCACTATCGCGGCGGTTATCGAAAATGTGGTAATATTTACCTTCGAATGCGCGCATGGATCCGACGGCACGCTGGGCGTGTGGCCTCAGTGGAACCGGGTTATTTTCTGGACGAGGATGAAAACGGGGTTGCTGACGCCATCGACGAGCTGCGAGCCATGCGCGATGTGATGCTGAACCAGGGCTTCATCCTGGATGAGGACCTCATGGTCGTCGAGGACGAGGGGGACCAGCACAGCGAGGAGTACTGGGCCGCAAGATTCCCGATCACATTGCAGTACCTCTTCCCTTACACAATATCCGCAGTCCCTTCAGGTGATGTCAGCGACACTTCGCTTGGCCGGCTCGTCATCCAACCCAATGTCCCCAACCCCTTCCATCCGCTGACGGTTCTGCGCTACGAACTCACCGCGTCCGCGATCGTGTCCTTGCAGGTCTTTGATGTCGGGGGCCGGTTGATTCGGACGCTGATAAGTTCGGCTCCCAGCGCAAACGGAACTCACTTTGTGGAGTGGAATGGCCGAGACGACGAAGGACGACAGCTTCCCTCCGGAGTGTACATTTATCGGGTGACCGCCGGCCAGGACCAGGCGACCGGGCGCGTGAACCTGCTGCGGTGA
- a CDS encoding aryl-sulfate sulfotransferase, which yields MINRPRFTPATLALAIILFVVLSACEEDNNPTGSPEPEIQAGEFYVDVYDATKACNGTTLFADLHDTTAPRLVEVNMNGEIVWEYDIPDDVKSYHQPGMDVELLANGNILFVLPRYGIYEIDRDGDVAWSHLDSQVSHDADRLPNGNTIYVFGAGDRFGDTQVKEVNPQGEVIWSWQASDHYNNEPYISCDREGWIHTNAATRLQNGNTLLSLRNFSLTIEIEPQGAVVWEFDWKELYPTTNPLGHDPHEPEMQNGNQLLICLQRDAPYQIVELDRNIGQPVWQYHRDHLRTSRDGDRLPNGNTLIVGVLEDTDDSVIFEITNSGEIVWQFKIKDTPATNSPGWFYKAQRICR from the coding sequence ATGATTAACCGGCCGCGCTTTACCCCGGCAACATTAGCTCTCGCAATAATTCTCTTTGTCGTCCTTTCAGCTTGTGAAGAAGACAACAATCCAACCGGTTCTCCCGAACCTGAAATCCAGGCGGGAGAGTTCTACGTCGATGTCTACGACGCCACAAAGGCCTGCAATGGCACGACCCTCTTCGCCGATTTGCACGATACTACTGCCCCGCGTCTTGTTGAAGTCAACATGAACGGGGAGATCGTCTGGGAGTATGACATTCCCGATGATGTCAAATCGTATCATCAGCCGGGGATGGATGTTGAGCTACTCGCAAACGGAAACATCCTCTTTGTTTTACCGCGTTATGGCATCTACGAAATTGATCGAGACGGGGATGTTGCGTGGTCTCATCTCGACAGTCAAGTGTCTCATGATGCCGACCGGCTGCCGAATGGAAACACGATTTATGTCTTTGGCGCCGGGGACCGGTTTGGGGATACACAAGTCAAAGAAGTAAATCCCCAGGGAGAAGTTATTTGGTCCTGGCAGGCAAGTGACCATTACAATAATGAACCATATATTAGTTGCGATCGCGAAGGATGGATTCATACGAATGCGGCAACCCGGCTGCAGAATGGAAACACATTGTTGAGTTTGAGGAACTTCTCGCTGACAATCGAGATCGAGCCGCAAGGCGCTGTCGTTTGGGAGTTTGACTGGAAGGAGCTCTATCCAACGACCAATCCATTGGGTCATGATCCTCATGAGCCAGAGATGCAAAACGGCAATCAGCTTCTAATCTGCCTGCAGCGGGACGCTCCGTACCAGATTGTCGAACTTGACCGCAATATCGGGCAGCCGGTATGGCAATATCATCGTGATCATCTCAGAACTTCGCGAGATGGAGATCGGCTGCCAAACGGAAATACCCTAATAGTCGGGGTTCTCGAGGATACAGACGACTCGGTGATATTCGAGATAACGAATTCCGGGGAAATCGTCTGGCAATTCAAAATCAAAGATACCCCAGCCACGAACTCGCCGGGATGGTTTTATAAGGCTCAGCGGATCTGTCGCTAG